In Acomys russatus chromosome 16, mAcoRus1.1, whole genome shotgun sequence, the DNA window CATACCTGCGTGGGCACTTCCGGGAGAAGCACTTCCTGTGTGAGGAGGGCCGCTGCAGCACTGAGCAGTTCACCCATGCCTTCCGCACTGAGATTGACCTCAAGGCTCATAAAACAGCTTGCCACAGCCGCAGCCGGGCCGAGGCTCACCAGAACCGTCAGATTGACCTTCAGTTTAGCTTTGCACCACGACACTCACGCCGGGAGTGAGGGAGTCGTCAGTGGTGAGGACTACGAGGAGGTGGACAGGTACAACCTCCAGGGTCGAGATGGCCGGGCCAGAGGGCGTGGAGCCCAGCAGAACCGCTGGAGAAGCTGGAGGtacaagaggaaagaagaagatggagaagtgGCAGCTGCTATCCGGGCCTCTGTGGCTGCTCAACAGCAAGAGGAAACACTTAGGGCTGAGGACCCGGAAGAGAGTAGCAGGCCCAAGAAAGAGGAAGCACCTTCCATGGCCCCCAGCGTCTGCCCCGGGCTCAGGGTGAAGGCCCAGGCTCCAAGGAAGCCTCAACAAATGGTCCTGTAAGCCAAGAAGCCTTCCTAGCCACAGGCTCAGGCCCAGGGGCTGCCTCCTCAAAcaccctcccactgcccaatCCCAAACTCAAGGATGAAGACTTCCCCAGTCTCTgtgcctccacttcctcctgcTGCCCAGGCTCTGTAGGCTTGGCACTGGCTTATCCTGGTCCTCCCAGGGGCAAGAACACCTTCCAGGAAGAGGACTTCCCTGCCCTGGTTTCCTCAGCACCCAAGTCCAGCCATGCCCCCTCCAGCCTCATCTCAGCTTGGAACAACAGCTGCAACAAGAAAGTGAACCCACCCACCCCGGGGGCCCAGGCTGTAGCTGGTGGCAGCCAGCCTCCCCggaaggcagggaaggggagCAAGGGTGGCCGGAAGGGTGGCCCAGCcccagtggatgaggaggagggtggaggccTCACTGTGCAGGAGCTGCGGAGTGTGCCcaccacagtggctgtctcttcTTTGCTGGCTCCAGCTGCCAGCCAGAGTTCAACCAAGGTtggcaagaagaagaaagtgggctCTGAGAAGTCTGGGGCCACGTCATCCCCACTGCTGCTCCATGATCATACCCCAAAGCCCTCTGGGGCTGAGCAGGTCCCTGAAACCCCTTTGAGCAAAGCTGAAGGGTCAGAGGCCATCGTTGTCAATGGACATTCAGAGGGGTCCACCCTGGCACGGAATACCCCAAAGGAACCTCCAGGGCTTCCAAGGCCCCCGGGTCTCCTCTCCTGCCCCATACCACAGGAAGATTTCCCAGCTCTCGGAGGCCCTTGTCCACCCAGGATGCCTCCTTCCCCAGGCTTCAACACCGTTGTGCTCTTGAAGGGTGCCCcgtcaccacccccacccccaccaggccTGGTGCCTCCCATCAGCAAGCCACCCCCTGGCTTCTCTAGTTTCCTGCCCAGCTCCCACACAACCTGTGTTCCCAGTCCCCCCACCACCATGAAAGCACTTCAGCTAGCACACACGCCACGATCCTACTTAGTTCCTGAGAATTTCCGGGAGAGGAACCTACAGCTCATCCAGTCCATCAAGGGCTTTCTGCAAAGCGATGAGGCCAGCTTCAGCAAGTTTAAGAGCCATTCGGGGGAGTTCAGACAGGGGATGATCTCTGCAGCTCAGTACTACAGAAGCTGCAGAGACCTCCTCGTGGAGAACCTGCAGAAGATCTTCAGTGAGCTGCTGGCTCTCCTGCCAGACACAGCCAAGCAACAGGAGCTGCTCTCCGCACACACTGACTTCCGAGATCTCGAGAAGCTTCCCAGCTCCAAGTCTAAGAAGAACAACAAGAATGTGTGGCAGACCAACACCCAGCAGCTGGGCCTGGACTGCTGTGTGCGCCCTACCTGCCAGCAGGTATTGGCAAACGATGGCATCAGTAGCCACCAGGCGCTGCACGCTGCCCGGAATGATGACTTCCCCTCCCTTCAAGCCATTGCCAGGATCATCACGTAGCTCCTGCTGGTGAGGACAAGAGCTGCCACACCCTagtgcctcctctctccttctttccccttcccagCTGCCAGCCAGCTAGGTACGgccctgggaaggctgaggctcAGGCCTCCTGGTTGGCCAGGCTGCCAGGAGGATGTCAGGAAAGGTCTACCCTGTGCACCATCATTCATAAGTTCTGTCCCATGCTTGACAGAGGGTCAATCTTGGTTTGTAGTCTTGGGGCGATTTTGGAGTGTgccagaggagggaagggctaGGATGCTGGGACCTGAGCCTGTGGTCATACCTAGAGGCCTCAGAGGCCTGAAGAGAGACCTCCTGAGTAGAGCCTATAGCCCTAGGCCTGACAGCTTCAGGTCCACTGGTGCTGGAGTCAGATGTCAAGTGTGTTGTGTAAAGAATTGGCTGTTTCATAGGGAATGTTCCAgattaaaaacagacacaaaattGTGCTACTTGAAGTTCAAtctttttatgagacaaggtaAATCTAAGATCTCAAATTGCCTCTGACATTTTACAAAAGACAGTTTATcttcaaataaatttattttgcagtactgcaaaaaaaataaagtaagaaggtCTGCCAGATGAGGAAATACAGCAGGGATAAAGGGGTTTACTGGGTTTACATCCAACAAAGACTGTGATTAACACCTGGTTCACATTCCAGCCTTTTGATTCAAGCCTACTATTGCCGTCATAGGACAGAGGAAAGATGGGTCTTTCTTGGTCCTTTTGACTCATCAGACAAACTTCAGGATACGAACACTGAGCTTCCTGCCAGGGTCTGGGAAAGCCTCAGGAGTCCTCACATCATATCCTGTGCTGTCCACAGTGTTCCTGACCTTGGGAAATTTCTTTGCCCTCTCTTGACCTGCATTTGGCAGCAAGGACAAGCAAACATCAAAGCTCTCTCAGCACCAATATTGTCAAGTTCTGTTAGTTTAAGCATCTAGAAAGATTCTCATCCTATTAGTGCAGGCAATGGCCACTTCCTCCACCATTGCTTTTCATCATGAGCATTTCACACTGCAGCAAGACACAGCCTGTTTGCCTTCAAGACTGATTTGCCTTAAGCCTTTCGTCCATCTGAACTTTCATGTCATGCTTCAAGGGGTGAGTTGCCATGACACCCACTGTCACTGTGGTGAAACAGAGCAACTGGAATCAGTATCACAAAGAAGCACTTCGAACAATGACCCCCACGTTTTTTGCCTACCCACAGAGATCACAGAGCTTCTTGAAAAATTTGGAAGCCGCCTTTTCCTGTGAGACCTAtgtcctgtttatttttattccacaCTATAGATCTTGTCACAATTTAAATTTCTCATTATCCACAAAATATGCCATCTTGTAAAAGTTCAAATGGTACAGAGTGTTACCACCGCCTTTCTACACCTGAGCCACAACAGtgccccacacacaaacatactaccaCACACTTTTAAAACACCATATTGCTTTGCaactaacttttcttttttccattacatAATTCTCTAAAACAACCTACATGCCCATCTTATACATTTCATAAATCTATCAAATGTTTCACTTTATATA includes these proteins:
- the LOC127200206 gene encoding LOW QUALITY PROTEIN: E3 ubiquitin-protein ligase ZNF598-like (The sequence of the model RefSeq protein was modified relative to this genomic sequence to represent the inferred CDS: inserted 1 base in 1 codon; deleted 1 base in 1 codon; substituted 1 base at 1 genomic stop codon) produces the protein MAAAAAAGAEGRRAAVEAVAAPERGVGSCMLCCGDLEATAALGHCDHPVCYRCSTKMRVLCEQRYCAVCREDLRQVVFGKKLPAFATIPIHQLQHEKQYDIYFSDGKVFALYRQPLQHEYPRCPHLPPFSLFADLEQHMRKQHELFCCKLCLKHLKIFTYECKXYSRKDLTRHRMQGDPDDTSHWGHPLCKFCDERYLDNDELLKHLRRDHYFCHFRDSDGAQDYYNDYAYLRGHFREKHFLCEEGRCSTEQFTHAFRTEIDLKAHKTACHSRSRAEAHQNRQIDLQFSFAPRHSRRSEGVVSGEDYEEVDRYNLQGRDGRARGRGAQQNRWRSWRYKRKEEDGEVAAAIRASVAAQQQEETLRAEDPEESSRPKKEEAPSMAPXRLPRAQGEGPGSKEASTNGPVSQEAFLATGSGPGAASSNTLPLPNPKLKDEDFPSLCASTSSCCPGSVGLALAYPGPPRGKNTFQEEDFPALVSSAPKSSHAPSSLISAWNNSCNKKVNPPTPGAQAVAGGSQPPRKAGKGSKGGRKGGPAPVDEEEGGGLTVQELRSVPTTVAVSSLLAPAASQSSTKVGKKKKVGSEKSGATSSPLLLHDHTPKPSGAEQVPETPLSKAEGSEAIVVNGHSEGSTLARNTPKEPPGLPRPPGLLSCPIPQEDFPALGGPCPPRMPPSPGFNTVVLLKGAPSPPPPPPGLVPPISKPPPGFSSFLPSSHTTCVPSPPTTMKALQLAHTPRSYLVPENFRERNLQLIQSIKGFLQSDEASFSKFKSHSGEFRQGMISAAQYYRSCRDLLVENLQKIFSELLALLPDTAKQQELLSAHTDFRDLEKLPSSKSKKNNKNVWQTNTQQLGLDCCVRPTCQQVLANDGISSHQALHAARNDDFPSLQAIARIIT